The window GCAGTTATCCTGAAAAACAATGTGCCTCAGTATGTGGTTATTCCTTTTAAGGTTGCGGAACAAGCCCAGTCCATGGCTGATGATGATTTATTTGCCCTTTCCGACAAACTGATGAAACAAAACAAAAAGGT is drawn from Leadbettera azotonutricia ZAS-9 and contains these coding sequences:
- a CDS encoding type II toxin-antitoxin system Phd/YefM family antitoxin, whose product is MKIDTANMLSISEANQNFSKVTRMVDKNGSAVILKNNVPQYVVIPFKVAEQAQSMADDDLFALSDKLMKQNKKVYEELAK